Proteins encoded in a region of the Frondihabitans sp. 762G35 genome:
- a CDS encoding DEAD/DEAH box helicase — MTIDANAPIEAETADRVLTFSDLGLSDAVLKAVRDVGYETPSAIQAATIPPLLAGRDVVGLAQTGTGKTAAFALPILSRLDVTQKKPQALVLSPTRELALQVCEAFEQYAAHLRGVHVLPVYGGQAYGVQLSALRRGVHVVVGTPGRIMDHLAKGTLDLSELKYLVLDEADEMLKMGFAEDVETILADTPDDKQVALFSATMPPQIRRISKQYLNDAEEITVKNKTTTSANTTQRYLMVSYPQKVDALTRILEVENFEGMIVFVRTKSETETLAEKLRARGYSAAAISGDVAQAQRERTVNQLKSGKLDILVATDVAARGLDVDRISHVVNYDIPIDTESYVHRIGRTGRAGRSGAAISFVTPRERRLLGAIEKATRQPLTEMQLPTVDDVNVTRLARFDDAITAALGQPERISAFRDIIGHYVEHHDVPEADVAAALAVVSQGDTPLLLDPKDERPARRERDDRPARDDRDSRSFDRDDRGDRPERRPRTTKALAPYRIEVGRRQRVEPRQIVGALANEGGLSREDFGAIAIRPDFSIVELPADLSPDTLDRLRDTRISGKLIEIRPDRRGGVSAGARSGGDRPDRDDRPARKPRR; from the coding sequence ATGACCATCGACGCGAATGCCCCGATCGAGGCAGAGACTGCCGACCGAGTGCTCACCTTCTCCGACCTCGGCCTGAGCGACGCCGTCCTCAAGGCCGTCCGCGACGTCGGCTACGAGACCCCCTCCGCCATCCAGGCGGCCACGATCCCGCCGCTCCTCGCCGGCCGCGACGTCGTCGGCCTGGCGCAGACCGGAACGGGCAAGACGGCGGCGTTCGCCCTCCCGATCCTCTCCCGTCTCGACGTGACGCAGAAGAAGCCTCAGGCCCTCGTCCTCTCCCCCACGCGCGAGCTCGCGCTGCAGGTCTGCGAGGCGTTCGAGCAGTACGCCGCGCACCTCCGCGGCGTGCACGTGCTCCCCGTCTACGGCGGACAGGCGTACGGCGTCCAGCTCTCCGCGCTCCGGCGTGGCGTCCACGTCGTCGTCGGCACGCCCGGACGCATCATGGACCACCTCGCCAAGGGCACCCTCGACCTCTCTGAGCTGAAGTACCTCGTGCTCGACGAGGCCGACGAGATGCTGAAGATGGGCTTCGCGGAAGACGTCGAGACGATCCTCGCCGACACCCCGGACGACAAGCAGGTCGCGCTGTTCTCGGCGACGATGCCGCCGCAGATCCGTCGCATCTCGAAGCAGTACCTGAACGACGCCGAGGAGATCACGGTCAAGAACAAGACCACGACCTCGGCGAACACGACGCAGCGCTACCTGATGGTGTCGTACCCGCAGAAGGTCGACGCCCTCACGCGCATCCTCGAGGTCGAGAACTTCGAGGGCATGATCGTCTTCGTCCGGACCAAGAGCGAGACCGAGACCCTGGCCGAGAAGCTCCGGGCCCGCGGCTACTCGGCGGCCGCGATCTCGGGCGACGTCGCCCAGGCGCAGCGCGAGCGCACGGTCAACCAGCTCAAGTCGGGCAAGCTCGACATCCTCGTCGCGACGGACGTCGCCGCGCGCGGTCTCGACGTCGACCGGATCAGCCACGTCGTCAACTACGACATCCCGATCGACACGGAGTCCTACGTCCACCGCATCGGCCGCACCGGCCGCGCGGGCCGGAGCGGCGCCGCGATCAGCTTCGTCACGCCGCGCGAGCGCCGCCTCCTGGGCGCCATCGAGAAGGCGACGCGCCAGCCGCTGACCGAGATGCAGCTCCCGACGGTCGACGACGTCAACGTCACGCGCCTCGCCCGCTTCGACGACGCCATCACGGCCGCTCTCGGACAGCCCGAGCGCATCTCGGCCTTCCGCGACATCATCGGTCACTACGTGGAGCACCACGACGTCCCGGAGGCGGACGTCGCGGCGGCCCTCGCGGTCGTCTCCCAGGGCGACACGCCGCTCCTGCTCGACCCGAAAGACGAACGACCCGCGCGCCGCGAGCGGGACGACCGCCCCGCACGGGACGACCGCGACTCGCGCTCGTTCGACCGCGACGACCGCGGCGACCGGCCGGAACGACGCCCGCGCACCACGAAGGCCCTGGCGCCCTACCGGATCGAGGTCGGCCGCCGCCAGCGCGTGGAGCCCCGCCAGATCGTCGGCGCGCTCGCCAACGAGGGCGGCCTGAGCCGCGAGGACTTCGGCGCCATCGCGATCCGCCCGGACTTCTCCATCGTCGAACTGCCGGCCGACCTCTCGCCCGACACCCTCGACCGTCTCCGCGACACCCGCATCAGCGGCAAGCTGATCGAGATCCGACCGGATCGTCGGGGTGGCGTGAGCGCCGGGGCCCGGTCGGGCGGAGATCGCCCCGACCGCGACGACCGACCGGCACGCAAGCCGCGCCGCTGA